A region from the Halomarina litorea genome encodes:
- a CDS encoding GIY-YIG nuclease family protein has protein sequence MTATHYVYVLRCGDDTLYTGYTTDVERRLAQHRAGTGAKYTRGRTPLEVVHVESYTSRSAAMSREYEIKQLSRARKERLVD, from the coding sequence ATGACGGCGACCCACTACGTGTACGTCCTGCGCTGTGGCGACGACACGCTCTACACCGGGTACACGACGGACGTCGAGCGACGCCTCGCCCAGCACCGCGCGGGGACCGGCGCGAAGTACACCCGCGGGCGGACCCCGCTGGAGGTGGTCCACGTCGAGTCCTACACCAGCAGGTCGGCGGCGATGTCTCGCGAGTACGAGATAAAACAGCTCTCTCGCGCCCGCAAGGAGCGGCTGGTCGACTGA
- a CDS encoding DUF7563 family protein — protein MAKCDHCNAHVSERFARVFANESGQIHACPSCSANAGIAEVSRERARDK, from the coding sequence ATGGCCAAGTGCGACCACTGCAATGCGCACGTCTCGGAACGCTTCGCCCGAGTGTTCGCGAACGAGTCCGGGCAGATTCACGCCTGTCCGAGCTGTTCGGCGAACGCGGGTATCGCCGAGGTATCCCGGGAGCGCGCACGCGACAAATAA
- the larB gene encoding nickel pincer cofactor biosynthesis protein LarB: MRELLDAVADGTLSPAAAEAELRGYATDEAGRFDAAREERAGVPEAILAEGKTPDEAATLTATAVETTNRALVTRADDATARAIRAAVTDEFPGATVDRDARARTVVVHGEGYEPPALDARVAVVAAGTADAEPAGEAAVTMRELGATVTRIDDVGVAGLPRLLDALGTVREHDVVVVAAGREGALPTVLAGQVDVPVVGLPVSTGYGHGGRGEAALAGLLQSCAPLAVVNIDAGFAAAVHAGRIARLVDSIRRAGRSARDSNRG; the protein is encoded by the coding sequence ATGCGCGAACTACTCGACGCCGTGGCGGACGGGACGCTCTCGCCGGCCGCGGCGGAGGCGGAGTTGCGCGGGTACGCCACCGACGAGGCCGGCCGATTCGACGCGGCACGCGAGGAGCGGGCGGGCGTCCCCGAGGCCATTCTCGCCGAGGGAAAGACGCCCGACGAGGCGGCGACGCTGACCGCGACGGCCGTCGAGACGACGAACCGAGCGCTCGTGACGCGGGCCGACGACGCGACGGCGCGGGCGATTCGGGCGGCCGTCACCGACGAGTTCCCCGGTGCGACCGTCGACCGGGACGCGAGAGCGCGGACCGTCGTGGTCCACGGCGAGGGGTACGAACCGCCCGCACTCGACGCGCGGGTGGCCGTCGTCGCCGCCGGGACGGCCGACGCGGAACCGGCGGGCGAGGCGGCCGTCACCATGCGGGAACTCGGCGCGACGGTCACGCGAATCGACGACGTGGGTGTGGCGGGCCTCCCCCGACTGCTCGACGCCCTCGGCACCGTCCGCGAACACGACGTGGTGGTCGTGGCGGCGGGTCGGGAGGGTGCGCTCCCGACGGTGCTCGCGGGACAGGTGGACGTGCCCGTCGTCGGCCTCCCCGTCTCGACGGGCTACGGCCACGGTGGACGCGGGGAGGCGGCGCTCGCGGGGCTGCTCCAGTCCTGTGCGCCGCTCGCGGTGGTGAACATCGACGCGGGGTTCGCGGCCGCCGTCCACGCGGGTCGCATCGCCCGTCTCGTGGACTCGATCCGCCGAGCGGGTCGGAGTGCGCGTGATTCAAATAGGGGGTGA
- a CDS encoding DUF1931 domain-containing protein translates to MADLIVKAAVKDALDDMNVASDFYDALDDEVRDLLDDAARRAKENDRKTVQPRDL, encoded by the coding sequence ATGGCAGACCTGATTGTCAAAGCGGCTGTCAAGGACGCGCTGGACGACATGAACGTTGCTTCGGACTTCTACGACGCGCTCGACGACGAGGTCCGCGACCTCCTCGACGACGCGGCACGCCGAGCAAAGGAGAACGACCGGAAGACGGTCCAGCCGCGCGACCTCTAA
- the rpiA gene encoding ribose-5-phosphate isomerase RpiA — protein sequence MKATDGSEDAKRRAGESAADRVEDGMVVGLGTGSTTAHAIRTLGDRVEAGLDVRGIPTSYQSRALAREVGIPLVTLEDALPNVAIDGADQFAGAHLVKGGGAAHAREKFVDASADRLLVVADETKRADVLDHPIPVEVLPDAVPVVERAVRAEGGDPTLRSAERKDGPVVTDNGNLVLDCAFGPVEAPADLAATLSATPGCVEHGLFVGLADELHVGGETVTVERV from the coding sequence ATGAAGGCCACCGACGGGAGCGAGGACGCGAAACGGCGCGCGGGGGAGTCGGCCGCCGACCGCGTCGAGGACGGCATGGTCGTCGGCCTCGGGACGGGGAGTACGACCGCCCACGCGATTCGGACGCTGGGTGACCGCGTCGAGGCGGGACTGGACGTCCGGGGTATCCCCACCTCGTACCAGTCGCGCGCGCTCGCGAGAGAGGTCGGTATCCCGCTGGTCACGCTGGAGGACGCGCTCCCGAACGTCGCCATCGACGGGGCCGACCAGTTCGCGGGGGCGCACCTCGTGAAAGGCGGCGGGGCGGCCCACGCCCGTGAGAAGTTCGTCGACGCCAGCGCCGACCGCCTCCTCGTCGTCGCCGACGAGACCAAGCGGGCGGACGTGCTGGACCACCCGATTCCGGTCGAGGTGCTCCCCGACGCGGTGCCCGTCGTCGAACGCGCGGTCCGGGCTGAGGGCGGCGACCCCACGCTCAGAAGCGCCGAGCGGAAGGACGGCCCCGTCGTCACGGACAACGGCAACCTCGTGCTGGACTGTGCGTTCGGTCCCGTCGAGGCCCCCGCCGACCTGGCGGCGACGCTCTCGGCGACACCGGGCTGTGTCGAACACGGTCTGTTCGTCGGGCTGGCGGACGAACTCCACGTCGGTGGCGAGACCGTCACCGTCGAGCGGGTCTGA
- the glmM gene encoding phosphoglucosamine mutase has protein sequence MFGTSGIRGPVGETVTADLALSVGRAVGVDADRVVVGRDPRASGRLLLDALTAGLRETGTDVVDLGEAATPTVARAVAWEDCDAGVMVTASHNPAEDNGIKLWQPSGQAFDEAGRETVEGRLREGEFPLEAWDGLGTRVEGGADERHVASIVESVSLSGDAPSVVVDLGNGAGRVSVEALQRVGCHVETLNAQPDGRFPGRPSEPNEETLTSLCALVGTTDADLGVAHDGDADRMMAVDETGEFVPKDALLAILAAESADAGEAVACPVETSLAVEDYLADRDVRVEYTPVGDVYVAEALGGDVTFGGEPSGAWIWPEETLCPDGPLAAARLVELAADRPLSERVADVPDYPIRRANVEVGDKSRVMADVRDRVLAEYDGVTTLDGVRVDLGDAWFLIRASGTQPLVRVNAEAREADRAEEVLEEARELLETAR, from the coding sequence ATGTTCGGGACCAGCGGTATCCGGGGACCCGTCGGTGAAACCGTGACCGCCGACCTCGCACTCTCGGTGGGTCGGGCGGTCGGCGTCGACGCCGACCGGGTCGTCGTCGGCCGCGACCCGCGGGCCAGCGGTCGGCTCCTCCTCGACGCCCTCACGGCGGGCCTGCGCGAGACGGGCACCGACGTGGTCGACCTCGGCGAGGCGGCCACGCCCACCGTCGCCCGGGCCGTCGCGTGGGAGGACTGCGACGCCGGCGTGATGGTGACCGCGAGCCACAACCCCGCCGAGGACAACGGCATCAAACTCTGGCAGCCCAGCGGGCAGGCGTTCGACGAGGCGGGCCGCGAGACGGTCGAGGGCCGCCTGCGCGAGGGCGAGTTTCCCCTCGAAGCGTGGGACGGCCTCGGGACGCGCGTCGAGGGGGGCGCCGACGAGCGACACGTCGCGTCCATCGTCGAGAGCGTCTCGCTGTCCGGCGACGCCCCCTCGGTCGTCGTCGACCTCGGCAACGGCGCGGGGAGGGTGAGCGTCGAGGCCCTCCAGCGCGTGGGCTGTCACGTCGAGACGCTCAACGCCCAGCCGGACGGTCGGTTCCCGGGTCGGCCGAGCGAACCGAACGAGGAGACGCTGACCTCGCTCTGTGCGCTCGTCGGGACGACGGACGCCGACCTCGGCGTCGCCCACGACGGGGACGCAGACCGGATGATGGCCGTCGACGAGACCGGCGAGTTCGTCCCCAAGGACGCTTTGCTGGCCATCCTCGCCGCCGAGAGCGCCGACGCGGGCGAGGCCGTCGCCTGCCCGGTCGAGACCAGCCTCGCCGTCGAGGACTACCTCGCCGACCGCGACGTGCGCGTCGAGTACACCCCGGTCGGCGACGTGTACGTCGCGGAGGCGCTGGGCGGGGACGTGACCTTCGGCGGCGAACCCAGCGGCGCGTGGATCTGGCCCGAGGAGACGCTCTGTCCGGACGGGCCGCTGGCGGCCGCCCGCCTCGTCGAACTGGCCGCGGACCGCCCCCTCTCCGAACGCGTCGCCGACGTGCCCGACTACCCCATCCGCCGGGCGAACGTCGAGGTCGGAGACAAGTCGCGGGTGATGGCCGACGTGCGCGACCGGGTACTGGCGGAGTACGACGGCGTCACCACCCTCGACGGCGTGCGGGTCGACCTCGGGGACGCCTGGTTCCTGATTCGCGCCAGCGGGACCCAGCCGCTGGTGCGGGTCAACGCCGAGGCTCGCGAGGCGGACCGTGCCGAAGAAGTGCTCGAAGAGGCGAGAGAACTGCTCGAAACGGCGCGTTAG
- a CDS encoding DUF7563 family protein, with protein MPECQNCSSFVTAAYARVFTPDGLDNPRVCPNCEDKIRDGANVREARSTRRI; from the coding sequence ATGCCCGAATGCCAGAACTGCAGTTCCTTCGTCACGGCAGCGTACGCGCGGGTGTTCACCCCGGACGGACTCGACAACCCGCGAGTCTGCCCCAACTGTGAGGACAAGATCCGAGACGGCGCAAACGTCCGAGAGGCCCGTTCGACCCGCCGTATCTAA
- a CDS encoding DUF7130 family rubredoxin-like protein translates to MVNDTTAQSGAVLASGLRFGQVLYDEDGAPVGHIRGFDEHGCYLTVEEGVGMADAPPGDHASVGHEGEAELMWRCWACGAVGRIARLPEECPDCGASKEELYYWTED, encoded by the coding sequence ATGGTTAATGATACTACGGCACAGAGTGGTGCGGTCCTCGCGAGCGGTCTCCGGTTCGGACAGGTGCTCTACGACGAGGACGGGGCGCCCGTCGGCCACATCCGCGGGTTCGACGAACACGGCTGTTACCTCACCGTCGAGGAGGGCGTCGGGATGGCGGACGCTCCGCCGGGCGACCACGCCTCGGTCGGCCACGAGGGCGAGGCGGAACTGATGTGGCGGTGCTGGGCCTGCGGGGCCGTCGGTCGCATCGCCCGCCTCCCCGAGGAGTGTCCCGACTGCGGGGCCTCGAAGGAGGAACTGTACTACTGGACGGAAGACTGA
- a CDS encoding ketopantoate reductase family protein: MHVVVVGAGSLGSLLGGLLARTHEVTLVGRDPHMRHVRESGLRVEGAVETTVRPDARTTLPASADLAVVTVKAYDTATVARDLAECDLKCVLSLQNGLDNEATLATSVDAPVLAGTATYGARLRDPGRVECTGVGEVVLGAPKGGPSSDADRVGEAFRAAGIETDVAEDMPRRQWEKLAVNAGINAPTALARVENGALVDGPASDVSRAAARETARAARERGVDLSDEAAVSAVRAVAESTAPNHSSMLQDVERGRRTEVDSINGAVAQSEADTPVNGTLAGLVRAWERGRGLR, from the coding sequence ATGCACGTCGTCGTCGTGGGTGCGGGAAGTCTCGGGAGCCTGCTCGGGGGACTGCTGGCACGGACCCACGAGGTGACCCTCGTGGGGCGGGACCCCCACATGCGCCACGTCCGTGAGTCGGGACTCCGCGTCGAGGGCGCGGTGGAGACGACGGTCCGCCCCGACGCGCGGACGACGCTCCCCGCATCCGCCGACCTCGCCGTGGTGACCGTCAAGGCCTACGACACCGCGACGGTCGCCCGCGACCTCGCGGAGTGCGACCTGAAGTGCGTCCTCTCGCTGCAGAACGGCCTCGACAACGAGGCGACCCTCGCCACGTCCGTCGACGCCCCCGTCCTCGCCGGGACGGCCACCTACGGCGCTCGCCTGCGCGACCCCGGTCGCGTCGAGTGCACGGGCGTGGGGGAGGTGGTCCTCGGCGCACCGAAGGGCGGTCCCTCGTCCGACGCCGACCGGGTGGGCGAGGCGTTCCGCGCCGCCGGAATCGAGACGGACGTCGCCGAGGACATGCCTCGCCGCCAGTGGGAGAAACTGGCCGTCAACGCGGGCATCAACGCGCCGACGGCCCTCGCCCGCGTCGAGAACGGGGCGCTGGTGGACGGGCCGGCGAGCGACGTGTCCCGCGCCGCCGCCCGCGAGACGGCCCGTGCCGCCCGCGAGCGAGGGGTCGACCTCTCCGACGAGGCGGCGGTGTCGGCCGTGCGGGCGGTCGCCGAGTCGACCGCGCCGAACCACTCCTCGATGCTGCAGGACGTCGAGCGAGGGCGGCGGACCGAAGTCGACAGCATCAACGGCGCGGTGGCTCAGAGCGAGGCGGACACCCCGGTGAACGGGACGCTCGCCGGCCTCGTCAGGGCGTGGGAGCGCGGACGCGGCCTCCGGTAG
- a CDS encoding NifU family protein: MSTEAKSEDDLREEVTNFLRRNFPQIQMHGGSAAITNLNVEEGSVSLQLGGACSGCGISPMTIQAIKSRMTKEIPEITQVHADTGMGGGDGGMTPSFPGETRGGDLDSDDDEGPQAPF; this comes from the coding sequence ATGAGTACGGAAGCCAAATCCGAGGACGACCTTCGCGAGGAGGTGACGAACTTCCTCCGGCGCAACTTCCCGCAGATTCAGATGCACGGCGGGAGCGCCGCCATCACGAACCTCAACGTCGAGGAGGGGTCCGTCTCGCTCCAGCTCGGCGGCGCCTGCTCCGGGTGCGGTATCTCCCCGATGACGATCCAGGCCATCAAGAGCCGGATGACCAAGGAGATTCCCGAGATCACGCAGGTCCACGCCGACACGGGCATGGGCGGCGGCGACGGCGGCATGACGCCCTCGTTCCCCGGCGAGACGCGCGGCGGCGACCTCGACTCCGACGACGACGAAGGCCCGCAGGCCCCGTTCTGA
- a CDS encoding DUF5783 family protein translates to MAAFDPETFNEEKYVEHFVELQEAYKRAFDTMNSRFDKTLVHAIDQQVLNESEPFYDDGAFRIELPENPYDRLMGVEVERERFETVLDRYVEELRAELRRKFDVE, encoded by the coding sequence ATGGCCGCCTTCGACCCCGAGACGTTCAACGAGGAGAAGTACGTCGAGCACTTCGTCGAGCTTCAGGAGGCGTACAAGCGTGCGTTCGACACGATGAACTCGCGGTTCGACAAGACGCTCGTCCACGCCATCGACCAGCAGGTGCTCAACGAGAGCGAGCCGTTCTACGACGACGGCGCGTTCCGCATCGAGCTTCCCGAGAACCCCTACGACCGGCTGATGGGCGTGGAGGTCGAACGAGAGCGCTTCGAGACGGTCCTCGACCGATACGTCGAGGAACTGCGCGCGGAGCTCCGCAGGAAGTTCGACGTGGAGTGA